In Rhododendron vialii isolate Sample 1 chromosome 9a, ASM3025357v1, the following are encoded in one genomic region:
- the LOC131299496 gene encoding putative disease resistance protein RGA3 isoform X2 codes for MAEALIAAVQAVLTTVIPLVTEPINRVVFDFQEHLRFFRSRLTTIQALLRDAEKSPRKIESESMKLWLKNLKLATCEAENVLDRIAYESLRNELEGRKRDKVIRFFSHSNPLLFRLKIANEVKNVNSLLDRICKGANDIGLSPVNLVEPTRLTHPFIDDSTVVGRNGDVSRVRDMLLGSGVEDDHLAVVAIVGMAGLGKTTLAQLLYKDKEVVSYFEQKMWICVFDDFGAQRLLNEMMQSLTGHKSDAPNIEGIVRRLHEELNGKKYLLVLDNVWNTSADTWVCLRNCLQEIGGCKGSKIMVTARSMEVVSTMRTSPSLTHRLSELSYEESWNMFRKRAFANGGPIENRTLMDIGRKMVAQCKGVPLAINSLGGLLYSKQLQSEWELIEKTEMWESLAKEDGILPVLRLSYDHLPSPYLKQCFAFCSFFPKNFEIRKDELIWLWMGLGYLNCSSGGNWEMEDVGNEYFNILLRNSLLQDVKLDENNDIETCKMHDLVHELARVVSEGSCLTLKASEVKDHSEVQHLTLHLGEGEGFENLKDGKRLRTLSLTGHLPKDFRDVKYIRALTLKMRDVKELPSSMRKLKHLRYLDLSSTSIEKVPDYVTSFYNLQTLRLPPLFLKELEVLEFHKLVSLRHLCISDREDHWKSMPKMIGHLTSLQTLPLFMVGEDKDDNIEELGSLSKLRGRFDIYGLQHVKDKEEAEKCKMREKSGITKLGLHWDGDFSKSGVNHEDVLQGLKPDRNVKHLLLENFRGRRLASWMSGDGQLLYNLVRIELRSCFNCEQVPRLGHLPHLEVVELDGWSNLKRIGPDFYGLNEIIVCGGSSSSGAAPPAVVFPALRTVSLKNMPQLEEWSNISSLTVVAPSTLEFFPCLELLRIWNCPQLITIAGDLLSIQTLTISWESLDSSGKWRDFYKPRLAIGVLDSTNISLLMAQLLEKICKSLRILEISGFKELCYLPNQLLDLSSLERLEISNCSNLDSIIENKEAAFDGLRSLQWLWIWKCIKLRCLPKGLLQQTLVTLEIKECPDLEMAHPDELRTLSSLKNLRIERCPRWKIYWEEGLLCLTSLKKLVIGGFSRELEYFPWPSSARSGTATAPNNEFPFISLESLSLLGWKKLKHLPDQLQHLTTLRELKIRSFKGLEALPEWLGNVSAPQTLYLYHCSNKERGAKNYLNLSIYYNVWSSDDFQ; via the exons atggcTGAAGCTCTGATCGCTGCTGTTCAGGCAGTCCTGACTACCGTGATTCCACTAGTAACTGAACCAATCAACAGGGTAGTGTTTGATTTCCAGGAACATCTCAGATTTTTCCGCAGTAGGTTAACCACGATTCAAGCTCTCCTGCGCGACGCCGAAAAAAGCCCAAGAAAGATAGAATCAGAATCCATGAAACTGTGGCTGAAAAATCTCAAGCTTGCAACTTGCGAGGCCGAGAACGTTCTTGATCGGATCGCTTACGAATCTCTTCGAAACGAGTTGGAGGGGCGAAAGAGGGACAAGGTAATCAGATTCTTTTCGCACTCGAATCCGTTGTTATTTCGTCTCAAGATTGCCAATGAGGTAAAGAACGTCAACTCATTGCTAGACAGAATCTGCAAAGGGGCAAATGATATTGGCCTTAGTCCGGTAAATCTTGTTGAGCCTACTAGGCTGACTCACCCCTTTATAGATGATTCAACAGTTGTGGGTAGGAATGGTGATGTCTCTAGGGTGAGAGACATGTTACTTGGCTCCGGTGTAGAAGATGATCATTTAGCTGTGGTTGCCATTGTAGGAATGGCTGGGCTTGGGAAGACAACCCTTGCTCAGCTACTCTACAAAGACAAGGAGGTGGTGAGTTATTTTGAGCAGAAAATGTGGATTTGTGTATTTGATGATTTCGGTGCTCAAAGGCTACTTAATGAGATGATGCAATCTCTGACTGGACATAAATCAGATGCACCAAACATTGAAGGAATAGTGAGAAGACTTCATGAGGAACTAAATGGGAAGAAATATCTCCTTGTACTGGACAATGTTTGGAACACAAGTGCAGACACATGGGTATGTCTACGGAATTGTTTGCAAGAAATCGGTGGTTGCAAGGGAAGCAAAATTATGGTCACAGCCCGTAGTATGGAGGTGGTATCAACCATGCGAACGTCTCCATCTCTCACTCATCGCTTGAGTGAGCTATCGTATGAAGAAAGTTGGAACATGTTTAGGAAAAGAGCTTTTGCGAATGGCGGACCAATAGAAAATCGAACTTTGATGGATATTGGCAGAAAAATGGTAGCACAGTGTAAGGGTGTACCATTAGCGATAAACTCTTTAGGAGGTTTATTGTATTCTAAGCAGCTTCAAAGTGAATGGGAGTTGATTGAGAAGACTGAAATGTGGGAATCACTTGCAAAAGAAGATGGGATTCTTCCTGTATTGAGGCTGAGTTATGATCATTTACCGTCCCCATACTTGAAACAGTGTTTTGCATTCTGTTCTTTTTTCCCAAAGAACTTCGAAATTCGAAAGGATGAGCTGATTTGGTTATGGATGGGTCTAGGATATCTTAATTGTTCTTCAGGAGGCAACTGGGAAATGGAAGATGTAGGTAATgaatatttcaatattttgttgCGAAATTCGTTATTGCAAGACGTGAAATTGGATGAGAACAATGATATTGAAACCTGCAAGATGCATGACCTTGTGCATGAACTTGCACGGGTTGTCTCAGAGGGTAGTTGTTTGACTTTGAAGGCTAGTGAGGTGAAGGACCATTCCGAGGTTCAACATCTGACATTGCATCTTGGAGAAGGAGAAGGCTTTGAGAATTTAAAAGATGGTAAAAGATTGAGGACACTATCTTTAACTGGACATCTTCCCAAGGACTTTAGAGATGTCAAATATATTCGTGCCTTAACTTTGAAGATGCGAGATGTCAAAGAGTTGCCAAGTTCAATGCGCAAGCTAAAACATTTGAGGTACCTCGACCTCTCAAGCACTTCAATTGAAAAGGTGCCAGATTATGTCACCAGCTTCTACAATTTGCAGACATTGAGACTGCCCCCTTTGTTTTTGAAGGAATTAGAAGTTCTAGAATTCCATAAGTTAGTTAGCTTGAGACATCTCTGTATCAGTGATAGAGAAGACCATTGGAAATCGATGCCGAAGATGATAGGGCATTTGACTTCTTTGCAAACACTACCATTGTTTATGGTTGGAGAGGACAAGGACGACAACATTGAAGAGCTTGGAAGTTTAAGCAAATTAAGAGGTAGATTTGATATTTACGGTCTCCAGCACGTAaaagacaaggaagaagcagaaaaATGTAAAATGCGAGAGAAATCAGGGATTACCAAGTTGGGATTACATTGGGATGGGGACTTCAGTAAATCTGGCGTGAACCATGAGGATGTGTTGCAAGGACTCAAACCTGATAGGAATGTCAAGCATTTATTACTCGAGAATTTCAGGGGACGAAGACTTGCATCATGGATGAGTGGAGATGGCCAGCTTCTATATAATTTGGTTAGGATTGAATTAAGGAGCTGCTTCAATTGTGAACAAGTCCCAAGACTCGGGCACCTTCCACACCTTGAAGTTGTTGAATTGGATGGCTGGAGTAATCTGAAGCGTATTGGTCCCGACTTCTACGGATTGAATGAAATAATTGTCTGTGGTGGTAGTAGCAGTAGTGGGGCTGCACCACCAGCAGTAGTATTTCCGGCATTGAGAACCGTCTCTCTTAAAAATATGCCTCAACTAGAAGAATGGTCAAACATATCATCATTGACCGTCGTTGCCCCTAGTACGTTGGAGTTCTTTCCCTGTCTTGAGCTGTTGCGTATCTGGAACTGCCCTCAATTGATAACGATTGCAGGCGATTTGTTATCCATTCAAACTTTAACTATTAGTTGGGAGAGTTTGGACTCTTCTGGAAAATGGCGGGATTTCTACAAACCTCGCTTGGCCATAGGGGTACTTGATTCAACAAATATTTCTCTTCTCATGGCACAATTGCTGGAAAAAATCTGCAAATCCCTAAGGATTCTGGAGATATCAGGATTCAAAGAGCTGTGTTATTTGCCAAACCAGCTATTGGACCTATCATCTCTTGAGAGGTTAGAGATATCCAATTGCTCTAATCTGGATTCTATAATTGAGAATAAAGAAGCAGCATTCGACGGCCTAAGGTCTCTTCAATGGCTTTGGATTTGGAAGTGCATTAAGTTGAGATGTTTGCCAAAAGGGCTACTACAACAAACCCTTGTAACATTAGAGATTAAGGAATGTCCGGATTTAGAAATGGCGCATCCAGATGAATTGCGAACCCTCTCATCCCTTAAGAATCTGAGAATAGAAAGGTGTCCAAGATGGAAGATTTATTGGGAGGAGGGGCTGCTCTGCCTTACTAGCCTTAAAAAACTGGTGATAGGGGGCTTCTCAAGGGAGCTTGAATATTTCCCATGGCCCTCCTCAGCTAGAAGTGGTACTGCAACTGCACCTAACAACGAATTCCCCTTCATCTCCCTAGAGTCTCTAAGTTTATTGGGCTGGAAAAAGCTCAAGCATCTGCCCGACCAACTTCAGCACCTCACTACCTTGAGAGAGTTGAAAATTCGCTCTTTCAAAGGGTTGGAAGCTCTGCCTGAGTGGTTGGGCAACGTTTCAGCGCCTCAAACTTTGTACCTCTATCATTGCAGCAA TAAGGAAAGGGGCGCAAAGAATTACCTCAATCTATCTATCTACTACAATGTCTG GTCTTCAGACGACTTTCAATAA
- the LOC131299496 gene encoding putative disease resistance protein RGA3 isoform X1, which produces MAEALIAAVQAVLTTVIPLVTEPINRVVFDFQEHLRFFRSRLTTIQALLRDAEKSPRKIESESMKLWLKNLKLATCEAENVLDRIAYESLRNELEGRKRDKVIRFFSHSNPLLFRLKIANEVKNVNSLLDRICKGANDIGLSPVNLVEPTRLTHPFIDDSTVVGRNGDVSRVRDMLLGSGVEDDHLAVVAIVGMAGLGKTTLAQLLYKDKEVVSYFEQKMWICVFDDFGAQRLLNEMMQSLTGHKSDAPNIEGIVRRLHEELNGKKYLLVLDNVWNTSADTWVCLRNCLQEIGGCKGSKIMVTARSMEVVSTMRTSPSLTHRLSELSYEESWNMFRKRAFANGGPIENRTLMDIGRKMVAQCKGVPLAINSLGGLLYSKQLQSEWELIEKTEMWESLAKEDGILPVLRLSYDHLPSPYLKQCFAFCSFFPKNFEIRKDELIWLWMGLGYLNCSSGGNWEMEDVGNEYFNILLRNSLLQDVKLDENNDIETCKMHDLVHELARVVSEGSCLTLKASEVKDHSEVQHLTLHLGEGEGFENLKDGKRLRTLSLTGHLPKDFRDVKYIRALTLKMRDVKELPSSMRKLKHLRYLDLSSTSIEKVPDYVTSFYNLQTLRLPPLFLKELEVLEFHKLVSLRHLCISDREDHWKSMPKMIGHLTSLQTLPLFMVGEDKDDNIEELGSLSKLRGRFDIYGLQHVKDKEEAEKCKMREKSGITKLGLHWDGDFSKSGVNHEDVLQGLKPDRNVKHLLLENFRGRRLASWMSGDGQLLYNLVRIELRSCFNCEQVPRLGHLPHLEVVELDGWSNLKRIGPDFYGLNEIIVCGGSSSSGAAPPAVVFPALRTVSLKNMPQLEEWSNISSLTVVAPSTLEFFPCLELLRIWNCPQLITIAGDLLSIQTLTISWESLDSSGKWRDFYKPRLAIGVLDSTNISLLMAQLLEKICKSLRILEISGFKELCYLPNQLLDLSSLERLEISNCSNLDSIIENKEAAFDGLRSLQWLWIWKCIKLRCLPKGLLQQTLVTLEIKECPDLEMAHPDELRTLSSLKNLRIERCPRWKIYWEEGLLCLTSLKKLVIGGFSRELEYFPWPSSARSGTATAPNNEFPFISLESLSLLGWKKLKHLPDQLQHLTTLRELKIRSFKGLEALPEWLGNVSAPQTLYLYHCSNLASFPSQETINKERGAKNYLNLSIYYNVWSSDDFQ; this is translated from the exons atggcTGAAGCTCTGATCGCTGCTGTTCAGGCAGTCCTGACTACCGTGATTCCACTAGTAACTGAACCAATCAACAGGGTAGTGTTTGATTTCCAGGAACATCTCAGATTTTTCCGCAGTAGGTTAACCACGATTCAAGCTCTCCTGCGCGACGCCGAAAAAAGCCCAAGAAAGATAGAATCAGAATCCATGAAACTGTGGCTGAAAAATCTCAAGCTTGCAACTTGCGAGGCCGAGAACGTTCTTGATCGGATCGCTTACGAATCTCTTCGAAACGAGTTGGAGGGGCGAAAGAGGGACAAGGTAATCAGATTCTTTTCGCACTCGAATCCGTTGTTATTTCGTCTCAAGATTGCCAATGAGGTAAAGAACGTCAACTCATTGCTAGACAGAATCTGCAAAGGGGCAAATGATATTGGCCTTAGTCCGGTAAATCTTGTTGAGCCTACTAGGCTGACTCACCCCTTTATAGATGATTCAACAGTTGTGGGTAGGAATGGTGATGTCTCTAGGGTGAGAGACATGTTACTTGGCTCCGGTGTAGAAGATGATCATTTAGCTGTGGTTGCCATTGTAGGAATGGCTGGGCTTGGGAAGACAACCCTTGCTCAGCTACTCTACAAAGACAAGGAGGTGGTGAGTTATTTTGAGCAGAAAATGTGGATTTGTGTATTTGATGATTTCGGTGCTCAAAGGCTACTTAATGAGATGATGCAATCTCTGACTGGACATAAATCAGATGCACCAAACATTGAAGGAATAGTGAGAAGACTTCATGAGGAACTAAATGGGAAGAAATATCTCCTTGTACTGGACAATGTTTGGAACACAAGTGCAGACACATGGGTATGTCTACGGAATTGTTTGCAAGAAATCGGTGGTTGCAAGGGAAGCAAAATTATGGTCACAGCCCGTAGTATGGAGGTGGTATCAACCATGCGAACGTCTCCATCTCTCACTCATCGCTTGAGTGAGCTATCGTATGAAGAAAGTTGGAACATGTTTAGGAAAAGAGCTTTTGCGAATGGCGGACCAATAGAAAATCGAACTTTGATGGATATTGGCAGAAAAATGGTAGCACAGTGTAAGGGTGTACCATTAGCGATAAACTCTTTAGGAGGTTTATTGTATTCTAAGCAGCTTCAAAGTGAATGGGAGTTGATTGAGAAGACTGAAATGTGGGAATCACTTGCAAAAGAAGATGGGATTCTTCCTGTATTGAGGCTGAGTTATGATCATTTACCGTCCCCATACTTGAAACAGTGTTTTGCATTCTGTTCTTTTTTCCCAAAGAACTTCGAAATTCGAAAGGATGAGCTGATTTGGTTATGGATGGGTCTAGGATATCTTAATTGTTCTTCAGGAGGCAACTGGGAAATGGAAGATGTAGGTAATgaatatttcaatattttgttgCGAAATTCGTTATTGCAAGACGTGAAATTGGATGAGAACAATGATATTGAAACCTGCAAGATGCATGACCTTGTGCATGAACTTGCACGGGTTGTCTCAGAGGGTAGTTGTTTGACTTTGAAGGCTAGTGAGGTGAAGGACCATTCCGAGGTTCAACATCTGACATTGCATCTTGGAGAAGGAGAAGGCTTTGAGAATTTAAAAGATGGTAAAAGATTGAGGACACTATCTTTAACTGGACATCTTCCCAAGGACTTTAGAGATGTCAAATATATTCGTGCCTTAACTTTGAAGATGCGAGATGTCAAAGAGTTGCCAAGTTCAATGCGCAAGCTAAAACATTTGAGGTACCTCGACCTCTCAAGCACTTCAATTGAAAAGGTGCCAGATTATGTCACCAGCTTCTACAATTTGCAGACATTGAGACTGCCCCCTTTGTTTTTGAAGGAATTAGAAGTTCTAGAATTCCATAAGTTAGTTAGCTTGAGACATCTCTGTATCAGTGATAGAGAAGACCATTGGAAATCGATGCCGAAGATGATAGGGCATTTGACTTCTTTGCAAACACTACCATTGTTTATGGTTGGAGAGGACAAGGACGACAACATTGAAGAGCTTGGAAGTTTAAGCAAATTAAGAGGTAGATTTGATATTTACGGTCTCCAGCACGTAaaagacaaggaagaagcagaaaaATGTAAAATGCGAGAGAAATCAGGGATTACCAAGTTGGGATTACATTGGGATGGGGACTTCAGTAAATCTGGCGTGAACCATGAGGATGTGTTGCAAGGACTCAAACCTGATAGGAATGTCAAGCATTTATTACTCGAGAATTTCAGGGGACGAAGACTTGCATCATGGATGAGTGGAGATGGCCAGCTTCTATATAATTTGGTTAGGATTGAATTAAGGAGCTGCTTCAATTGTGAACAAGTCCCAAGACTCGGGCACCTTCCACACCTTGAAGTTGTTGAATTGGATGGCTGGAGTAATCTGAAGCGTATTGGTCCCGACTTCTACGGATTGAATGAAATAATTGTCTGTGGTGGTAGTAGCAGTAGTGGGGCTGCACCACCAGCAGTAGTATTTCCGGCATTGAGAACCGTCTCTCTTAAAAATATGCCTCAACTAGAAGAATGGTCAAACATATCATCATTGACCGTCGTTGCCCCTAGTACGTTGGAGTTCTTTCCCTGTCTTGAGCTGTTGCGTATCTGGAACTGCCCTCAATTGATAACGATTGCAGGCGATTTGTTATCCATTCAAACTTTAACTATTAGTTGGGAGAGTTTGGACTCTTCTGGAAAATGGCGGGATTTCTACAAACCTCGCTTGGCCATAGGGGTACTTGATTCAACAAATATTTCTCTTCTCATGGCACAATTGCTGGAAAAAATCTGCAAATCCCTAAGGATTCTGGAGATATCAGGATTCAAAGAGCTGTGTTATTTGCCAAACCAGCTATTGGACCTATCATCTCTTGAGAGGTTAGAGATATCCAATTGCTCTAATCTGGATTCTATAATTGAGAATAAAGAAGCAGCATTCGACGGCCTAAGGTCTCTTCAATGGCTTTGGATTTGGAAGTGCATTAAGTTGAGATGTTTGCCAAAAGGGCTACTACAACAAACCCTTGTAACATTAGAGATTAAGGAATGTCCGGATTTAGAAATGGCGCATCCAGATGAATTGCGAACCCTCTCATCCCTTAAGAATCTGAGAATAGAAAGGTGTCCAAGATGGAAGATTTATTGGGAGGAGGGGCTGCTCTGCCTTACTAGCCTTAAAAAACTGGTGATAGGGGGCTTCTCAAGGGAGCTTGAATATTTCCCATGGCCCTCCTCAGCTAGAAGTGGTACTGCAACTGCACCTAACAACGAATTCCCCTTCATCTCCCTAGAGTCTCTAAGTTTATTGGGCTGGAAAAAGCTCAAGCATCTGCCCGACCAACTTCAGCACCTCACTACCTTGAGAGAGTTGAAAATTCGCTCTTTCAAAGGGTTGGAAGCTCTGCCTGAGTGGTTGGGCAACGTTTCAGCGCCTCAAACTTTGTACCTCTATCATTGCAGCAACCTGGCAAGTTTTCCCTCACAGGAAACAATCAATAAGGAAAGGGGCGCAAAGAATTACCTCAATCTATCTATCTACTACAATGTCTG GTCTTCAGACGACTTTCAATAA
- the LOC131300893 gene encoding receptor-like protein kinase BRI1-like 3 encodes MSLFCFSLSTTIHSSLDLSELNKPGSHPHLSRRLGRDDDALHRMRRLQEKSQQNPDHSAPAAAELSSTFNPKQVSMAELLEPTDNFSPDLIIGHGSFGSVYKARLPYPGLSTVAVKKLSPTPSRTSASSGPRWKS; translated from the coding sequence ATGTCTTtattttgcttctctctctcaacaaccaTTCATTCCTCTCTCGACCTTTCCGAATTGAACAAACCCGGAAGTCATCCTCATCTTAGCCGGCGCCTTGGTCGTGATGATGATGCTCTTCACCGCATGCGCCGCCTGCAGGAAAAATCGCAGCAAAATCCCGATCACTCGGCCCCGGCCGCAGCGGAGCTGTCCTCCACGTTCAACCCGAAGCAGGTCTCCATGGCGGAGCTCTTGGAGCCGACCGACAACTTCTCCCCCGACCTCATCATCGGCCACGGCAGCTTCGGTTCGGTCTACAAGGCCCGCCTCCCCTACCCCGGCCTCAGCACCGTCGCCGTTAAAAAGCTCAGCCCGACGCCTTCCAGGACTTCCGCGAGTTCCGGGCCGAGATGGAAATCCTAA
- the LOC131299547 gene encoding uncharacterized protein LOC131299547 yields the protein MIYLIDESSMTVVSTATVLSTAIVHMFSIIAKGLEKNSIRICIRQLYICIALLDTEIFSARVSRTLTFLRLQEYLTVGVSQFAFQTFRCSKMAIFADTILHGQALLSIAEGQSASDEALLLPVFDPIIGSPSSCQPAVADFAHPTQWFIDTTTDLHDLTSSTTIPSSKALLLRSSLHSKDDATEHFALLGDRINDGKAAWKAPLASFGQFSFINQYWEWVEDVLGRSSEILFQARIYGAVYASRFTYDRDANLIQSFCEHWCPSTNTLHTPAGELSISLWDLFYIGGLPIYGKFYDEVIPPACDLTGVDENNMYLLPPSCRHLFAAYHRLFRVSETHHITARDWIHFWCRLKSRYSNLSPNDQSEGSSRPTGHTSMPPERTKDEEGAFNELGIKAHLREEVYLAAFLSCRLSVFVLPNGKANQIRPTVFKVASMMARGSTFSLAVPVLASIYHGLRQISSSSTPSLCHAILPMHYIYGWLGNYFDTYLPSLHSQPGVRMVRLAGEKNAKHFTAIGARKLLKSVDPSQLSSLAMFDKEERLMVDDGKQSHFWTAYTISLRSSYLTLRCDMQYIVESYSPHRFSRQFNFYQDIPGKLVEEACPLNLPDVVGLWQSCTKLGTKAKLRIPISSHKGLTTKRYQEWWTKHASDFVKGDIEPAEKQEKPKTPIRIRLTKGKGAVTPIKNAHEVEGTKAIASKAKPSKAKPAVLPTIGNEEVDGTNATLGKTKASKTRSSRAKPKVPLVVSTHEVDGANATLGKAKASKARPSKAKPNQGKDLPKDASKDMERSTLKPKPLLKISAPKIPSVIVKNPTTENRDKKRSLVICDGDSNSSQGDRHWNRPKKQKNIAQVTPLEDIHIDTDGFFQDVPDSSTPLEDLEAHLGVNNLNLGDELHSQSSGGSIDGPDSFGLLSRKGKSVEEASRQISHEKALVDMPKVPITEPRQFRVRPFGSTLSDVSVFQGIDVIAKSRCKYVSGLWSQLSHKIEKTSLDHVDDIEDEAEKVLEEMRNMKVMDISPLQHNLKSFFDNIRAYKNRSTSIKSCASQLTNISQTLSHAKIRENEVIKESKLHQQEFEALEVDRAKLKRALEGIDTKLKAKEEAVVANEGELSKVQLEISNLEDKVSAIKNAAVQTDEDIAKLEEMRRLLEANQNELADVKLFP from the exons CATTGCAAAAGGTCTTGAAAAGAATAGCATAAGAATTTGTATACGGCAACTTTACATATGTATTGCTTTACTCGACACCGAAATTTTTTCTGCAAGG GTATCAAGAACCCTTACTTTCTTACGGCTCCAAGAAT ACTTGACAGTTGGTGTTTCGCAATTTGCCTTCCAAACCTTCCGTTGTTCAAAGATGGCAATTTTCGCAGACACGATCCTTCATGGCCAAGCACTGCTTTCCATTGCTGAGGGGCAGAGCGCATCTGACGAAGCATTACTTCTTCCGGTCTTTGATCCTATCATTGGATCACCTTCTTCATGCCAACCTGCAGTTGCTGACTTTGCCCATCCGACACAATGGTTCATTGACACTACGACAGACTTGCATGATCTCACCAGCTCTACCACCATTCCTTCCTCCAAGGCGCTCTTGTTGCGGTCATCACTCCATTCCAAAGATGATGCCACAGAACACTTTGCCTTGCTAGGTGATCGAATCAATGACGGAAAAGCCGCTTGGAAAGCTCCTCTTGCCAGCTTTGGCCAATTTTCATTCATCAATCAATATTGGGAGTGGGTAGAAGACGTACTTGGGCGATCTTCAGAAATACTTTTTCAGGCAAGGATTTATGGTGCCGTCTATGCTTCTCGTTTCACATATGACCGTGATGCAAACCTCATTCAATCATTCTGCGAGCATTGGTGTCCTTCCACAAACACACTTCATACACCAGCAGGAGAGCTATCAATCTCCCTTTGGGATCTATTTTATATTGGTGGTCTGCCgatctatggaaaattttaCGACGAAGTCATCCCGCCGGCATGCGATCTGACAGGCGTCGACGAAAACAACATGTACCTCCTTCCACCTAGTTGCAGGCACCTCTTTGCAGCGTACCACAGACTTTTTCGTGTTTCAGAAACTCACCATATCACCGCCCGTGACTGGATCCATTTCTGGTGCAGGCTAAAAAGTAGATATTCAAATCTATCTCCTAATGATCAGAGCGAGGGATCAAGCAGGCCAACTGGACACACTAGCATGCCACCAGAGCGCACAAAGGATGAAGAAGGAGCATTCAACGAGCTAGGCATCAAAGCACATTTAAGGGAAGAAGTCTATTTAGCAGCCTTCCTGTCATGCCGGCTGTCCGTATTTGTCCTACCCAATGGAAAAGCAAACCAAATTCGTCCTACCGTCTTCAAAGTTGCAAGCATGATGGCGCGCGGATCTACATTTTCTTTGGCGGTGCCCGTTCTGGCGAGCATATACCATGGCTTGAGGCAAATTTCATCATCTTCTACTCCAAGTCTGTGCCATGCGATCCTTCCCATGCATTATATCTACGGATGGCTTGGCAACTACTTCGACACATACCTTCCATCCCTACACTCTCAACCGGGCGTTAGAATGGTCCGACTAGCCGGAGAGAAGAATGCAAAACATTTCACAGCAATTGGGGCCCGGAAACTCCTAAAAAGCGTTGATCCTTCGCAATTATCGTCCTTGGCCATGTTTGACAAAGAAGAGAGGTTAATGGTAGATGACGGAAAGCAATCCCACTTCTGGACAGCCTACACCATCAGTCTTCGTTCAAGTTACCTGACTCTTCGCTGTGATATGCAGTATATTGTTGAGTCTTACAGCCCTCATCGATTCTCACGACAATTCAACTTTTACCAAGACATACCCGGAAAATTGGTGGAAGAAGCATGTCCCCTCAATCTACCCGATGTCGTAGGACTTTGGCAATCCTGCACGAAGCTTGGCACCAAGGCAAAACTGAGAATTCCTATCTCCTCGCACAAAGGCCTTACCACAAAGCGATATCAAGAGTGGTGGACAAAGCATGCAAGTGATTTTGTCAAAGGAGACATTGAGCCTGCCGAAAAGCAAGAGAAACCCAAGACTCCAATCAGAATTCGCCTAACCAAGGGCAAGGGAGCAGTTACACCTATTAAGAATGCCCATGAAGTTGAAGGCACTAAAGCAATAGCAAGCAAAGCTAAACCAAGCAAGGCTAAACCAGCAGTTCTACCTACTATTGGTAACGAGGAAGTTGACGGCACTAATGCAACATTAGGTAAAACCAAAGCAAGCAAAACTAGATCAAGCAGGGCCAAACCGAAAGTTCCACTTGTTGTTAGCACCCATGAGGTTGATGGCGCCAATGCAACATTAGGCAAAGCCAAAGCAAGCAAAGCTAGACCAAGTAaggccaaaccaaaccaaggaAAGGATCTACCCAAAGATGCATCCAAAGACATGGAGAGATCAACTCTCAAGCCTAAACCTCTCTTGAAGATTTCTGCTCCAAAAATTCCATCCGTGATTGTCAAAAATCCAACCACCGAAAATAGAGACAAGAAAAGAAGCCTTGTGATTTGTGATGGGGACAGCAACTCTAGCCAAGGTGATCGTCACTGGAATCGCCCCAAGAAGCAGAAAAATATAGCCCAAGTCACACCCTTGGAGGATATCCACATTGACACGGACGGTTTTTTCCAAGATGTGCCTGATAGCAGCACACCTTTGGAGGATTTAGAAGCACAC TTGGGAGTCAACAACTTGAATCTTGGTGATGAACTACACTCTCAAAGCAGTGGAGGTTCTATAGATGGTCCAGATTCCTTTGGATTGCTTTCTCGTAAGGGAAAATCTGTCGAAGAAGCATCACGTCAAATTTCTCATGAGAAGGCTCTTGTTGACATGCCCAAAGTGCCAATAACAGAACCAAGACAATTTCGAGTGAGACCTTTTGGTTCCACCTTATCCGATGTTAGTGTTTTTCAAGGGATAGATGTGATTGCTAAAAGTCGGTGCAAGTATGTCTCAGGGTTGTGGTCCCAACTTTCACATAAGATCGAGAAAACCAGCTTGGATCATGTCGACGATATTGAAGATGAGGCTGAGAAGGTCCTCGAAGAGATGAGAAACATGAAAGTAATGGACATTTCTCCGTTACAGCACAACCTTAAAAGCTTCTTTGATAATATTCGGGCATACAAAAACCGCTCCACTTCTATCAAATCATGTGCAAGTCAGCTGACAAATATTTCTCAAACTCTTTCTCATGCTAAAATCAGAGAAAATGAGGTAATTAAAGAATCTAAACTTCATCAACAAGAATTTGAAGCCCTTGAAGTTGACAGGGCTAAGTTGAAAAGAGCATTGGAAGGCATAGACACCAAGCTGAAGGCCAAAGAAGAAGCGGTTGTTGCAAATGAAGGAGAATTATCCAAGGTGCAACTTGAGATCTCTAACCTTGAAGATAAGGTCTCTGCTATCAAGAATGCTGCAGTACAGACTGATGAAGACATTGCAAAATTGGAGGAGATGAGAAGGTTGCTTGAAGCAAATCAAAACGAGTTGGCGGACGTCAAGCTATTTccttag